The following proteins are encoded in a genomic region of Hymenobacter siberiensis:
- a CDS encoding DUF2157 domain-containing protein: protein MPSPPPSTLYLADLQSRGLLPPTQTTRIIASERTQPFSLHYELRALLYLGITLLAGGLDVLVYQHINTIGHGIIIALIAALMAACFTYTAPLPSPGGVAPKTSVGADYLLLLGCLLLVVLEGYVQYQYQFFGNRYGLATALPALVFVPLAYWFDHRGGAPWALPRWRRGWASR from the coding sequence ATGCCTTCACCACCACCATCCACCCTTTACCTGGCTGACTTACAGTCGCGGGGGCTGCTGCCACCGACCCAGACCACCCGCATTATCGCCAGCGAGCGCACCCAGCCATTTTCCCTGCACTACGAGTTGCGGGCGCTGCTTTACCTGGGCATTACGCTGCTGGCCGGCGGCCTGGACGTGCTGGTGTACCAGCATATCAACACCATTGGGCACGGCATTATCATCGCCCTCATTGCCGCCCTCATGGCCGCGTGCTTCACCTACACGGCGCCGCTCCCTTCACCTGGGGGGGTGGCTCCTAAAACCTCAGTGGGGGCCGACTACCTCCTGCTGCTCGGCTGCCTGCTGCTGGTGGTGCTGGAGGGTTACGTACAGTACCAATACCAGTTTTTCGGCAACCGCTACGGGCTGGCCACGGCGCTGCCGGCGCTGGTTTTCGTGCCGCTAGCCTATTGGTTCGACCACCGGGGAGGTGCTCCATGGGCCTTACCGCGCTGGCGTCGTGGGTGGGCCTCACGGTAG
- a CDS encoding PRC-barrel domain-containing protein — translation METPVLRRLRDLTDFEVADDNPDVRGWTVRGSDGQALGTVFELIVEPEAMKVRYLDVALDGRFQTNEHENHILLPIGAASLDEDGDNVFVPALNEASVLNYPPYIEVQITREYEEAMLRALGKEAAPANPRFYEQDSFDTGSFYNRRRAS, via the coding sequence ATGGAAACTCCCGTTCTGCGCCGCTTGCGCGACCTCACCGATTTTGAAGTGGCCGACGACAACCCCGACGTGCGCGGCTGGACCGTGCGGGGTAGCGATGGCCAGGCCCTGGGCACGGTGTTCGAATTGATTGTGGAGCCCGAAGCTATGAAAGTGCGCTACCTGGACGTAGCGCTGGATGGTCGCTTCCAAACCAACGAACACGAAAACCACATTTTGCTGCCCATTGGGGCCGCTTCGCTGGATGAGGATGGCGACAACGTGTTCGTGCCCGCGCTCAATGAAGCGTCGGTCCTGAACTACCCGCCTTACATCGAGGTGCAGATTACCCGCGAGTACGAAGAGGCCATGTTGCGGGCGCTGGGAAAAGAGGCTGCCCCTGCCAACCCGCGCTTCTACGAGCAGGACTCGTTCGATACGGGCAGCTTCTATAACCGCCGCCGGGCTTCCTGA
- a CDS encoding T9SS type A sorting domain-containing protein, producing the protein MRFRYTLALAFGLLADTRAQAQQAVKILFDATKAETAGNADWVIDADVSGSPQRLPTPLQSTVTASTPEGYWTGALSSWGIALVKRGYQVETLPGSGRITYNDATNAQDLHYYAAYIVDEPNIRYTTAEKTAILNYVRSGGGLFMISDHTISDRNGDGWDSPAIWNDLMASASPVNPFGITFDLNNLSFTTGVGAAVAPADSLLHGPAGNPVAMEYHNGASITLAPTANASVRGVLFRPSVATTGTTGAIVARARYGQGRVAALGDSSPPDDGTGAPGNNLYDGWAAEANGDHARLLLNATIWLATPTRTAMATRHATEADFSIYPNPSADAFFISGNVLPVEIRCHDMLGKAVAITSAAAGVGAVRVDAAGLAPGLYVLRLRLPDGQVLTRQIARQ; encoded by the coding sequence ATGCGCTTTCGCTACACACTAGCACTTGCTTTCGGCCTGTTGGCCGACACCCGGGCCCAAGCTCAACAAGCCGTCAAAATCTTATTCGACGCCACCAAGGCCGAAACGGCCGGCAATGCCGACTGGGTGATTGACGCCGACGTGTCGGGTAGTCCGCAGCGCCTGCCCACGCCGCTGCAAAGCACCGTTACGGCCAGCACGCCCGAAGGCTACTGGACCGGCGCACTCTCCTCCTGGGGCATTGCGCTGGTGAAACGCGGCTATCAGGTTGAGACGCTGCCGGGCAGCGGCCGCATCACCTACAACGATGCCACCAATGCCCAGGACCTGCATTACTACGCCGCCTACATCGTGGACGAGCCGAATATTCGCTATACCACGGCCGAAAAAACGGCCATCCTGAACTATGTGCGCAGCGGCGGCGGCCTGTTCATGATTTCGGACCACACCATTTCGGACCGCAACGGCGACGGCTGGGACTCGCCCGCCATCTGGAACGACCTCATGGCCTCGGCCAGTCCCGTCAATCCCTTCGGCATCACCTTCGACCTCAATAACCTCTCCTTCACGACCGGCGTGGGCGCGGCCGTAGCTCCCGCCGACTCGCTGCTGCACGGCCCCGCCGGCAACCCGGTGGCCATGGAATACCACAACGGGGCCAGCATCACCCTCGCTCCCACCGCCAATGCCAGCGTGCGCGGCGTGTTGTTTCGGCCCAGCGTGGCTACTACCGGTACCACGGGGGCCATTGTGGCGCGGGCCCGCTACGGCCAGGGCCGGGTAGCTGCTCTGGGCGATTCTTCGCCGCCCGACGATGGCACCGGTGCGCCCGGCAATAACCTGTACGACGGCTGGGCAGCCGAAGCCAACGGCGACCATGCCCGCCTGCTGCTCAATGCCACCATCTGGCTGGCTACGCCCACCCGCACCGCTATGGCCACCCGCCACGCCACGGAAGCCGACTTCAGTATTTACCCCAATCCCAGTGCCGATGCTTTTTTCATCAGCGGCAACGTGCTGCCGGTTGAAATCCGCTGCCACGACATGCTGGGCAAGGCAGTTGCTATTACCAGTGCGGCGGCTGGCGTGGGCGCCGTGCGCGTCGATGCTGCCGGGCTGGCGCCGGGCCTCTACGTGCTGCGCCTGCGCCTACCCGATGGACAGGTGCTCACCCGCCAGATTGCCCGGCAATAA